A segment of the Lolium perenne isolate Kyuss_39 chromosome 3, Kyuss_2.0, whole genome shotgun sequence genome:
TTCTTGCCGGCCACGGCCATGGAAGATGGGGTTTTTTTTTTCTAAAGAGAATCTGACTTTCTGTCGCACGGCCATGTGACTTTCTGTCGCAGTGCGAGGCCGCCGGGCACATCGTGTGCTTCTGCTGCCGCGCCGGCCACGGCGGCATCTGCAGCCGCGCCGTCACTCACTGCGCCGAGCTggacgccgtcgtcgccgccgccaaggTGCCCTGCCCCTACAGGGCGTTCGGCTGCGACCGGTACGTCGTCTACCACGCCGTCGCGGACCACCAGCGCGGCGAGTGCCAGTGCGCGCCGTGCTCCTGCCCGGACTCCGGCTGCCCCTTCGTCGGCTCGCGCGGCATGCTCCTGGACCATTTCGCCGCCGCCCACTCGCGCCTCGCCGTCACTGTCCGCTACGGCCGGTCCTGGAACCTCAACTTCGCCCTGTCCCAGCGCTGGCACGTCCTCGTCGGGGAGGAGGACAGGAGCGTCTTCCTCGTGTCCCTGGGCGCGCTCGGCGCGGCCACCGCCGTGTCGCTGGTGTGCGTCAGGGCCGACGCCGCCCCAGCGCCCCAGTTCTGGTGCAAGCTCTCCGTGGAGCTTCCGGGCGACGACAAGGACAAGCTGGTCCTCATGACCTCCACGGTCGGCAGCAGCGCGCTCACCGGCGGCATGCCAGCGCCGGGCCAGGGGATGTTCTTGGCCGTGCCCCAGGAGCTGCTCTCCGGCGACGTGCTCCCGCTCAGCGTCCGCATTGATCAGCTCCGACCTGCCTCCGCCGCCAACAACAAGTCTGCAACACCGCGAGCGAGGACACCAGGGAGGATGCAGTGAAGTCTCAGTTTGAACTTCTGGATGATTAGACTGACTTCTGGAGGCTTGTTAAGCTAGATGGGTTACTCTGTTCTGGCAAAAGATTGTTCAGTTCACTAGTAATGCAGCTATGCAAGGGATTAATTCAGCTATGGATGGATGGATGATTGATTTAGTTTGGTTCAGTACGCGCGAGGTTCTTCACTCTTTCTTCTGGACAAATATTGTAGTACCAATCAGTAATGCAACTGCTTGTTTGTATTTGATCCGAGTGAAATTAATTGGAAGAACCTGCTGTACAATTTATTCCGTTTTCTATAGCCTAAGTACACCAGAGTATGCAGAGTGAAGTATATATTCATCTGACCATTTTGTTCTAGCAGATACTTCAGTTGTTTGGTCACATGAAAAGGATCTTTTGTAAACTAGTACTCTTTACGAAAACTAACATCAACTTTCCATTTCTTGCATTCTTTTCGTGTGAGCAACCTAGACATGCATGATGCTCTCACAAGATCTTCAAGTTCAAACAAAAGATGGCAACGGAGAAAGAATTAAATTGTCAAGGCGTTTTTTTTTCTCACAAACGTGTCAAGTTGTTCAGATTATGCTTTTTGCTCAAGTGAGGATAGTGTGGGCAACAGTGTCAGCCTGCTATGTCTCTTCAAGTTCAGAGCTTCATCTAAGTAGCGTAAATGACCATCTTCGTAAAAGAATGTTATGCACCTTGATAGTTGCAACCAACTACAATATAATACCAAGTACCACACAATACATTTTTCTCACAATATCATATCCAGCTGTGCTACAAATTGTACTCTATACTCTACATCTCCATCTGCCACAAAAGATGGAAATCTCAAATCCCAAACTATGCATGCATTTTCCATGTATATGAAAATACACTTGATAATGTGTATAAAAAAACAAGCTCAAAATATTTTGTGACATTTAACTTGAAGCAGCGTGAAATCAAGAGTAGTTCAACCAGCAATCACCTACAATGTATGCAACATAAATATGCTTGGCATTTTCCTACAGTATCAAACTTACATTTATTCTCTAGGAAGAAAAAGGCTCCTCAGCTGTTTGTAAGAGTAGTTCATGCAATTTATCTTGAGGACTATGCTTTAATCTTAATCAAGATTAAAAAATCTTAGTACTCATGTCAAATGGATGTGTGCATTCCTGGTTGGTGCAGAGGTCGGGAAGTGAAATTCTCCCCATTTTAAAAAAGCAGCCTCTGAAAAAACGAAGCAAACCCTCGGGCCGCTCCCCAGGGCGGTTCCAGGGGCGACCCTCCCTCGCGCTGCCACTCCCACCGACCGCGCCAGCCCTCCTTGCCACCACTGCCAGCAGCCCCGACCGTGGTGGCAGCGGGCCCAGCCACCAAGCGGTGGTTTGGGGATGGTGGTAGCCATGGTCGGTTGTACGAGCtgctggggcggcggcgggcggcgtgtCCGTGGCGACGCAATCCGGGTGGAGTCCCGGGtcagggtggtggtggtggtggtggtggacacTGGCGGCGCGATGTGCCGGAGGCAGAGGTCC
Coding sequences within it:
- the LOC127341039 gene encoding E3 ubiquitin-protein ligase SINA-like 7, with protein sequence MELGDHSCRNVTEAEVKLEEGEVMQDGGSALVAVDAMPEPPQMDIRMDAALLHCQTCLLPLRPPVFKCEAAGHIVCFCCRAGHGGICSRAVTHCAELDAVVAAAKVPCPYRAFGCDRYVVYHAVADHQRGECQCAPCSCPDSGCPFVGSRGMLLDHFAAAHSRLAVTVRYGRSWNLNFALSQRWHVLVGEEDRSVFLVSLGALGAATAVSLVCVRADAAPAPQFWCKLSVELPGDDKDKLVLMTSTVGSSALTGGMPAPGQGMFLAVPQELLSGDVLPLSVRIDQLRPASAANNKSATPRARTPGRMQ